In Bacillus sp. SB49, a single window of DNA contains:
- a CDS encoding CPBP family intramembrane glutamic endopeptidase, with translation MKRIWIISFLLSILGAAGGYFIAIETFTTSALPIPDRDVFTVVLTVQAAVLTLLFSWIGLILQKRTDLTLIKKEKKQKGLLLSLWFGVLTGFLIQAGDAWVFPQIIPGLADHSPTPSFAGLAVGVLYGGIVEEVMLRLFGMTLFIYLVGKIRKQRSVPDSYYWAAIILTSILFAVAHLPANAALFGELSLPVVFRALLLNSIGGLFFGYLYWKYGFWFSVWSHMTAHISMQLIFIPIFF, from the coding sequence ATGAAAAGAATCTGGATAATCAGCTTTCTTTTGAGCATCCTTGGTGCAGCAGGGGGGTACTTCATCGCGATAGAAACCTTCACCACCTCCGCGCTTCCTATTCCAGACCGGGACGTGTTCACGGTTGTATTGACCGTACAGGCTGCCGTCCTGACACTTTTATTCAGCTGGATCGGCCTGATTTTACAGAAGCGTACCGATTTAACGTTAATCAAGAAGGAGAAAAAACAGAAGGGACTTCTTCTTTCGCTGTGGTTCGGTGTGTTGACCGGCTTCCTCATTCAAGCAGGGGATGCATGGGTTTTCCCGCAGATCATTCCCGGGCTTGCCGACCACTCCCCGACCCCTTCTTTTGCCGGGCTTGCCGTCGGAGTTTTGTATGGAGGGATCGTGGAAGAAGTGATGCTCCGACTTTTCGGTATGACACTGTTTATCTATCTGGTCGGGAAGATCCGCAAGCAGCGGTCCGTCCCCGACAGCTATTACTGGGCAGCGATCATCCTGACCAGCATCCTCTTCGCTGTCGCGCACCTGCCGGCCAACGCGGCCTTATTCGGGGAACTCAGCCTTCCAGTTGTTTTTCGAGCGCTTCTCCTGAACAGCATTGGCGGTCTGTTTTTCGGATATCTTTACTGGAAGTACGGCTTCTGGTTCAGTGTATGGTCACATATGACGGCCCATATCAGCATGCAGCTTATCTTTATACCTATATTTTTCTAA
- a CDS encoding alpha/beta hydrolase family protein, which translates to MEQKTQANAGFQKIEVEEDHLGVSYPLYLFYPTETEEKEEHLGPYQMSIAKGADPRKGSSPLVVLSHGTGGTPLVYRTLGRYLARHGFFVAMPVHPFNNKDDNRLENTRENLISRPMHITQTIDRLLTDDQLREYVDAGDISIIGHSMGGYTAVAAAGGVPATLPWETDDGNPETIAVEVERRIRRMILLAPALGWFRSAGALDRVDVPILVMTGEKDDITPSFHADILLQGVPHPERVEHQVIEQAGHFSFLSPFPDVIKHPDFPPSQDPEGFDRGQFQMLLQEEVLEFLQKKG; encoded by the coding sequence TTGGAACAAAAGACACAAGCAAATGCGGGCTTTCAGAAGATAGAGGTGGAGGAGGACCACCTGGGCGTTTCTTACCCCCTTTACCTTTTCTATCCTACAGAAACAGAGGAAAAAGAAGAGCACCTCGGCCCATACCAGATGTCTATTGCAAAAGGGGCCGATCCGCGTAAGGGAAGTTCTCCTCTAGTCGTCCTCTCTCACGGGACAGGAGGCACCCCGCTCGTATATCGGACGCTTGGCCGTTATCTCGCACGTCACGGCTTTTTCGTGGCGATGCCGGTGCACCCCTTTAATAATAAAGACGACAATCGGCTGGAGAACACACGGGAAAATCTGATAAGCCGGCCTATGCATATCACACAGACGATCGATCGGCTGCTTACGGACGATCAGCTCCGGGAGTATGTGGATGCCGGAGACATATCCATCATTGGACATTCGATGGGTGGATACACCGCCGTCGCCGCAGCGGGAGGCGTCCCGGCCACGCTGCCATGGGAGACGGACGACGGGAATCCGGAAACGATCGCAGTAGAGGTCGAGCGGAGGATCAGGAGAATGATTCTCCTCGCACCTGCCTTAGGCTGGTTCCGGTCCGCCGGTGCTCTTGATCGTGTGGACGTTCCGATTCTCGTGATGACAGGCGAAAAGGATGATATCACGCCTTCGTTCCATGCCGATATCCTGCTTCAGGGAGTGCCGCACCCAGAACGGGTCGAGCATCAAGTCATCGAACAAGCCGGGCATTTTTCTTTTTTGAGCCCGTTTCCGGATGTCATCAAGCACCCCGATTTCCCGCCTTCCCAAGACCCGGAAGGATTTGACCGCGGGCAGTTCCAGATGCTGCTTCAGGAAGAGGTGCTGGAATTTCTACAGAAAAAAGGATGA
- a CDS encoding helix-turn-helix domain-containing protein has protein sequence MSKSKADAILHPVRMKIIQYLSRGPATGYAIVQALPDIPQATLYRHLHVLDKENVVHVIEEKKIRGAVEKTYSLKKDGARIHAGDFAQMSEEEQIQLFTTLYFQLLDQTEAYIKSNPTIEKDPFGFNRLDVQLTDEEFSDMRSELAQIYEKYHQKSKENNGRKIQLYQIFLPEQEDTE, from the coding sequence ATGAGTAAATCAAAAGCCGATGCCATTCTGCACCCGGTGCGGATGAAGATCATCCAATACTTGTCGAGAGGTCCCGCCACAGGCTATGCCATCGTCCAGGCTCTGCCGGACATTCCGCAGGCAACGCTGTACCGGCACCTTCATGTATTAGATAAAGAAAACGTGGTCCACGTCATCGAAGAGAAGAAAATCCGCGGTGCCGTTGAAAAGACCTATTCCTTAAAAAAGGACGGAGCCCGGATCCATGCCGGCGACTTCGCACAGATGAGCGAAGAGGAACAGATACAATTGTTCACCACTCTCTACTTTCAGCTGCTGGATCAAACCGAAGCCTATATCAAGAGCAACCCCACGATAGAAAAAGACCCGTTCGGCTTCAATCGGCTGGACGTGCAATTGACCGACGAAGAATTCTCCGACATGCGAAGCGAACTGGCACAGATTTACGAGAAGTACCATCAAAAGAGCAAGGAGAACAACGGGAGAAAAATCCAGCTCTATCAAATCTTTCTCCCGGAACAGGAGGATACGGAATGA
- a CDS encoding spore germination protein, which produces MPCIIYGNIEIGSLCGGVVNFGDSLYISPISVSDSESDEAPVAPANIGQAVTDPNIT; this is translated from the coding sequence ATGCCGTGCATCATTTATGGCAACATCGAAATTGGAAGTTTGTGTGGCGGAGTGGTTAATTTCGGAGATTCCTTGTATATCTCTCCGATCTCGGTATCAGACAGTGAAAGTGACGAAGCGCCGGTCGCACCTGCCAATATTGGCCAGGCTGTGACGGACCCGAATATTACGTAA
- a CDS encoding haloacid dehalogenase type II translates to MIKALVFDAYGTLFDVYSVRKACNDLFPDKGDAISQTWRSKQLEYFFLRQLFERYKPFDEITRDSLRYACKENGVTLSKEDESRLMEAYLELALFEEVEEVLKDLSDKQLVVFSNGSENMIAPLVDQSRIQPYIDSVISADEIKQYKPTPAAYNHALERLGVSREEVLFMSSNPWDILGAKSFGFRTAWINRNELPEEELDIQPDSIYSDLSGIKEWTE, encoded by the coding sequence ATGATTAAAGCACTTGTATTTGATGCATATGGAACGTTATTCGATGTCTATTCCGTTCGGAAAGCGTGCAACGACCTGTTTCCGGATAAAGGGGATGCGATCAGTCAAACGTGGCGGAGCAAGCAGTTGGAGTATTTTTTCCTGCGTCAGTTGTTCGAACGCTATAAGCCGTTTGATGAAATTACGCGCGATTCGTTGAGGTATGCCTGTAAGGAGAACGGCGTCACGCTGTCTAAAGAGGATGAGAGCCGTCTGATGGAAGCTTATCTTGAGCTTGCATTGTTCGAGGAAGTGGAAGAAGTCTTGAAGGATCTATCCGACAAACAGCTCGTCGTCTTCTCGAATGGTTCCGAGAATATGATCGCTCCACTCGTCGATCAGTCCCGGATTCAGCCGTATATCGATTCGGTCATCAGTGCCGATGAGATCAAGCAGTACAAGCCGACTCCGGCTGCCTACAACCATGCGCTGGAAAGACTCGGCGTGTCGAGGGAGGAAGTGTTGTTCATGTCCTCGAACCCATGGGACATCCTCGGGGCGAAGAGCTTCGGTTTCCGGACGGCCTGGATCAACCGGAACGAGCTTCCGGAAGAAGAACTAGACATCCAGCCGGATTCCATTTACAGCGATTTATCCGGGATTAAGGAATGGACGGAATAA
- a CDS encoding alpha/beta hydrolase, which yields MTKAQEAVIEREGTKLYGTLTLPDPHSKKAVLLIPGSGKVDRDGNGGWMQADIYKELAGRLHEAGLITLRYDKRGVGKSEGSYVAAGLWDFIEDAGDWLEFLKGRSEVEEVTVIGHSEGAIIGPAVMRDRSADRFIFLCGSFDKGEELLDYQNRMIRQEIAEASGMKGFFFRMLKVNKKIEKQTRKFYEKIEADPSDVIQYKGTKINAKWVREMRAFDTADYLSYVPARSLAIEGEKDVQVKQGSARAFASHTGAEVKVYPDMNHLLRKRSGDHTLLNVKKEYKESIRKDEMHPDMLRDLVQFLQS from the coding sequence ATGACAAAAGCACAGGAAGCAGTCATAGAGCGAGAAGGAACAAAGCTTTACGGGACCCTTACCCTGCCCGATCCGCACAGCAAGAAAGCGGTCCTCCTCATTCCCGGGTCCGGAAAAGTCGACAGGGACGGCAATGGCGGCTGGATGCAGGCGGATATCTATAAAGAATTAGCCGGCCGCTTACACGAAGCAGGACTGATCACGCTGCGCTACGACAAACGGGGAGTAGGAAAAAGCGAAGGCAGTTATGTGGCAGCAGGCTTATGGGACTTTATCGAAGATGCCGGGGACTGGCTGGAATTTTTGAAAGGCCGTTCCGAGGTGGAGGAAGTCACGGTGATCGGCCACAGCGAAGGGGCGATTATCGGACCGGCCGTCATGAGAGACAGAAGCGCAGACCGGTTCATCTTCCTGTGCGGGTCCTTTGATAAAGGAGAGGAGCTCCTTGATTATCAGAATCGGATGATCAGACAGGAAATCGCCGAGGCTTCCGGCATGAAGGGGTTCTTTTTCCGGATGCTTAAAGTGAACAAAAAAATTGAAAAGCAGACCCGTAAGTTCTATGAGAAAATCGAGGCGGATCCTTCTGATGTCATCCAATACAAAGGAACGAAAATCAACGCCAAATGGGTGAGGGAAATGAGAGCCTTCGACACAGCTGACTACCTTTCCTACGTGCCTGCCCGTTCCCTCGCCATAGAAGGGGAAAAAGACGTCCAGGTGAAGCAAGGATCCGCCCGTGCATTCGCTTCTCATACCGGCGCGGAAGTGAAGGTTTATCCAGACATGAACCATCTGCTCCGGAAACGATCCGGCGATCATACACTTCTGAACGTAAAGAAAGAATATAAAGAAAGTATCAGGAAGGACGAAATGCACCCGGACATGCTGCGGGATCTGGTCCAGTTTCTCCAATCCTAA
- a CDS encoding Lrp/AsnC family transcriptional regulator, with amino-acid sequence MLDQTDWQIIKELTKNSRIKMKELGDKVHLTGQAAASRVAKLEDQGIIEGYTITLNQQKVGWTIHAFLTIITESIHHRPYLEFVDANKEYVSNHYKISGDGCYILECRFPSYEELDAFLVDLNKQANYKLSIVINKQPV; translated from the coding sequence ATGCTCGACCAAACAGACTGGCAGATCATCAAAGAATTGACGAAGAACAGCAGAATCAAGATGAAGGAGCTTGGAGATAAGGTCCATTTGACCGGTCAGGCCGCCGCTTCCCGGGTCGCCAAGCTGGAGGATCAGGGCATCATCGAAGGCTATACGATTACCCTCAACCAGCAGAAGGTGGGCTGGACGATTCATGCCTTCCTTACAATCATCACCGAAAGCATTCATCACCGGCCGTATTTAGAGTTCGTTGACGCAAACAAGGAGTATGTTTCGAATCATTATAAAATCAGCGGAGACGGATGCTACATTCTCGAATGCCGCTTTCCGTCCTATGAAGAACTGGATGCGTTTCTCGTGGATTTAAATAAACAGGCGAACTATAAGCTTTCAATCGTCATTAACAAACAGCCTGTATAA
- a CDS encoding MBL fold metallo-hydrolase: MNIQLIRNATLLVTYAGKKVLIDPMLAEKGAYPPFPDSPRQEEQNPLVDLPLPVEMILQDVDAVLLTHLHLDHFDDAAKDALPKDMKLFVQNDADAETVKESGFRHVEVLTAHTEWQGIGLAKTKGEHGRGDILTLTGEVCGVVFRHPSEETLYVAGDTVWYEGVQEEIDRHAPGIIVVNGGDNQFNQGGSLVMSKEDILEVHRAAPHATILSVHMEAVNHWMLSREELAHFAEERGFHSHLLVPKDGEKYDF; the protein is encoded by the coding sequence ATGAATATACAACTGATCCGCAACGCCACCCTTCTTGTCACCTATGCAGGGAAGAAGGTCCTCATCGATCCGATGCTCGCAGAAAAAGGAGCTTATCCCCCGTTTCCAGATTCGCCGAGACAAGAGGAACAGAATCCATTGGTGGATCTGCCGTTACCCGTGGAGATGATCCTTCAAGATGTCGACGCAGTCCTCCTCACCCATCTGCACCTCGACCACTTCGATGACGCAGCGAAGGACGCTTTGCCGAAAGACATGAAACTGTTTGTCCAGAACGATGCGGATGCAGAAACTGTGAAAGAATCCGGATTCCGTCATGTGGAAGTCCTGACAGCCCATACCGAATGGCAGGGAATCGGACTCGCCAAAACAAAAGGAGAACACGGGAGAGGGGACATCCTGACGCTCACCGGGGAAGTCTGCGGTGTCGTTTTCCGCCACCCGTCAGAAGAAACCCTGTATGTCGCAGGAGACACGGTCTGGTATGAAGGTGTGCAGGAGGAAATCGACCGGCACGCACCGGGCATCATCGTCGTCAACGGCGGCGACAACCAGTTCAACCAAGGCGGTTCTCTCGTCATGTCAAAAGAAGATATTCTTGAGGTGCACCGCGCTGCACCACATGCCACGATCCTGTCTGTTCATATGGAAGCGGTCAACCATTGGATGTTGTCGAGGGAGGAGCTGGCGCATTTCGCAGAGGAACGCGGATTTCATTCCCACCTTCTTGTACCGAAAGACGGAGAAAAGTACGACTTTTAA